In Rothia mucilaginosa, one genomic interval encodes:
- the gatA gene encoding Asp-tRNA(Asn)/Glu-tRNA(Gln) amidotransferase subunit GatA — protein sequence MNELIQLTAAEAAEKLASGEITSVELTQAHLDRIAATDGAPLSDNRADGKSGLNAFLHINAEEALATAAAVDADRAAGKELPLLAGVPIAVKDLIVTKGQPTTAASRMLEGWMSPYDGTVTRKVREARMPILGKTNLDEFAMGSSNEHSAFGVVRNPWALDRAPGGSGGGSAAAVTAFQAPLALGTDTGGSIRQPAALTGSVGVKPTYGSVSRYGVIAMASSLDQVGPVARTVLDTALLHEAIAGHDPLDATSLPDEPGNFVEGAKAGAEAARKRDLSGLRIGVIKELGGGDGEGFEAGVLARFRESVEELRAAGAEIIEVSLPSVTEAISAYYMIMSSEVSSNLARYDGVRYGLRVVPEDGPVTIERVMSATRSAGFGHEVKRRIILGTYALSAGNFDAYYGAALRVRTLIQRDYAAAFEKCDVLISPTAPSTAFKLGEKTEGDPMAMYLGDVATVPVNLAGVPALSLPGGLSEENNLPVGIQFTAPAREDARLYRVGAALEELLTAKWGAPLYKSLPDTETLIRDFDFGGTK from the coding sequence GTGAACGAACTGATCCAGCTCACCGCCGCAGAAGCAGCAGAAAAGCTCGCATCCGGCGAAATCACCTCCGTCGAGCTCACCCAGGCACACCTGGACCGCATCGCAGCCACCGACGGCGCACCCCTAAGCGATAACCGAGCAGACGGCAAGAGCGGCCTCAACGCCTTCCTGCACATCAACGCCGAAGAAGCACTCGCCACCGCAGCAGCAGTGGACGCAGACCGCGCAGCAGGCAAGGAACTGCCCCTGCTCGCAGGCGTACCCATCGCCGTCAAGGACCTCATCGTCACTAAGGGCCAGCCCACCACCGCAGCATCGCGCATGCTCGAAGGCTGGATGAGCCCCTACGACGGCACCGTCACCCGCAAGGTCCGCGAAGCACGCATGCCCATCCTCGGCAAGACCAACCTCGACGAATTCGCAATGGGCTCCTCCAACGAGCACTCCGCATTCGGCGTAGTCCGCAACCCCTGGGCACTCGACCGCGCACCCGGCGGCTCCGGCGGCGGCTCCGCAGCAGCCGTCACCGCCTTCCAGGCACCCCTGGCGCTCGGCACCGACACCGGCGGCTCCATCCGCCAGCCCGCAGCACTGACCGGTAGCGTCGGCGTCAAGCCCACCTACGGCTCCGTCTCCCGTTACGGCGTCATCGCCATGGCATCCTCTCTCGACCAGGTCGGTCCCGTCGCCCGCACCGTCCTGGACACCGCACTGCTCCACGAAGCGATCGCAGGCCACGACCCGCTCGACGCAACCTCCCTGCCCGATGAGCCCGGCAACTTCGTTGAAGGAGCCAAGGCAGGCGCAGAAGCCGCACGCAAGCGCGACCTGTCCGGCCTGCGCATCGGCGTCATCAAGGAACTCGGCGGCGGCGACGGCGAAGGCTTCGAAGCAGGCGTCCTCGCACGCTTCCGCGAATCCGTCGAAGAGCTGCGTGCCGCAGGCGCAGAGATTATCGAGGTCTCCCTGCCCTCCGTCACCGAAGCCATCAGCGCCTACTACATGATCATGTCCTCCGAGGTGTCCTCCAACCTGGCACGCTACGACGGCGTCCGCTACGGCCTGCGCGTCGTACCCGAAGACGGCCCCGTCACCATCGAACGCGTCATGTCCGCAACCCGCTCCGCAGGTTTCGGCCACGAGGTCAAGCGCCGCATCATCCTCGGCACCTACGCACTGTCCGCAGGTAACTTCGACGCCTACTACGGCGCCGCACTGCGCGTACGCACCCTCATCCAGCGAGACTACGCAGCAGCATTCGAAAAGTGCGACGTGCTCATCTCCCCGACCGCGCCCTCCACCGCGTTCAAACTCGGCGAGAAGACCGAAGGCGACCCCATGGCAATGTACCTGGGCGACGTCGCAACCGTGCCCGTCAACCTGGCAGGCGTCCCGGCGCTCTCCCTGCCCGGCGGCCTCTCCGAAGAGAACAACCTGCCCGTCGGCATCCAGTTCACCGCACCCGCCCGCGAGGATGCACGCCTCTACCGCGTCGGTGCAGCCCTGGAAGAACTGCTGACCGCAAAGTGGGGCGCACCGCTCTACAAGAGCCTGCCCGACACCGAAACCCTGATCCGCGACTTTGACTTTGGGGGAACCAAGTAA
- the gatC gene encoding Asp-tRNA(Asn)/Glu-tRNA(Gln) amidotransferase subunit GatC, whose product MSAITFEQVKHLASLALIEMTDEELTAMASELDVIVASVETMSQKATADIPATSHPIPLENVFREDVPVTTLTQEEALSGAPDAQDGKFRVPAILDED is encoded by the coding sequence ATGTCTGCCATCACCTTTGAACAGGTAAAGCACCTGGCATCGCTGGCACTCATTGAGATGACCGATGAAGAACTCACCGCGATGGCGTCTGAGCTGGACGTCATCGTCGCATCCGTTGAGACCATGTCGCAGAAAGCAACTGCCGACATCCCCGCGACCAGCCACCCCATCCCCCTCGAGAACGTCTTCCGCGAAGACGTACCCGTCACCACCCTCACCCAGGAAGAGGCGCTCTCCGGCGCCCCCGACGCACAGGACGGCAAGTTCCGCGTGCCGGCAATCCTCGACGAAGACTAA
- a CDS encoding transglycosylase family protein, translated as MKNTSIRRTAAALAIGGAVAATLSMPAANAVDGATWDALAQCESGGNWSINTGNGFYGGLQFTQQSWNGVGMSGSPATASRAQQIEAGERLLAIQGWGAWPACSAKLGLYGKTGAAPTYTEPTTTVAAQSQTQQTYTAPAAQVAPAAPAAQAAPAAVEAPAAPAAQAAPAAVEAPAAAPAAPAVEAPAAAPVAAPKAAAGTYTVVPGDSLSLIAAKLGVAGGYQAIAAANTDIIYNVDLIFPGQVLTIPA; from the coding sequence ATGAAGAACACTTCCATTCGTCGTACCGCAGCAGCTCTCGCCATCGGTGGCGCTGTAGCAGCTACCCTGTCGATGCCTGCTGCAAACGCAGTAGACGGTGCTACCTGGGATGCACTGGCACAGTGCGAGTCCGGTGGCAACTGGTCCATCAACACCGGTAACGGCTTCTACGGCGGTCTGCAGTTCACCCAGCAGTCCTGGAACGGCGTCGGCATGTCCGGCTCCCCCGCGACCGCTTCCCGTGCACAGCAGATCGAGGCTGGCGAGCGTCTGCTCGCTATCCAGGGCTGGGGCGCATGGCCCGCATGCTCCGCTAAGCTTGGCCTCTACGGCAAGACCGGCGCAGCTCCCACCTACACCGAGCCCACCACCACCGTGGCTGCACAGTCGCAGACCCAGCAGACCTACACCGCTCCCGCGGCACAGGTTGCACCCGCAGCTCCTGCAGCTCAGGCTGCACCCGCAGCAGTTGAGGCACCCGCTGCACCGGCAGCTCAGGCAGCTCCCGCAGCAGTTGAGGCACCCGCCGCAGCACCCGCTGCACCGGCAGTTGAGGCTCCCGCAGCAGCACCCGTTGCAGCTCCCAAGGCTGCAGCAGGCACCTACACCGTGGTTCCCGGTGACTCCCTCTCGCTGATCGCTGCAAAGCTCGGCGTTGCAGGCGGCTACCAGGCAATCGCAGCTGCGAACACCGACATCATCTACAACGTTGACCTGATCTTCCCCGGCCAGGTTCTGACCATCCCCGCCTAA
- the ligA gene encoding NAD-dependent DNA ligase LigA — protein MTENNTTQQTAPAETRAESTAENTAEITEALRAEYAELTDKIRAARRAYYNEDAPFLSDAEYDALYRRLEIIEAEHPLIIANDSPTQEVGGEAIEAFAPVTHLQRMYSLEDVFSFEELRAWLTKTDESVRNLTGSAPQWLTELKIDGLAVNLLYRNGTLVRAATRGDGTTGEDVTHNVRTIASIPQQLTGENHPEEIEIRGEVFISSADFEKLNESMIAAGKNPFANPRNAAAGSLRQKDAAVTASRPLSMYVHGIGSRTGLDIATQYETYDLLASWGLPVSPYSEIADNTEAVFDFINKYGEQRHSLVHEIDGIVIKVNDFTTQAQLGYTSRVPRWAVAYKYPPEEVHTKLLDIRVDVGRTGRVTPYGVMEPVFVSGSTVERATLHNQDVVKAKGVLIGDTVVLRKAGDVIPEIVAPVVALRDGTEREFVMPSECPSCGSPLAPGKEGDVDLRCTNPRSCPAQLTERVYYAASRGAFDIEALGYEAAKALTSPATPDTPPLTTEAHLFSLNIEDLREVTIEREKKVKGVGTGKMERVPYFYTKPTKARPEPKPTKNTLNLFAELEKAKQQPLWRVLVALSIRHVGPTAARALAAEFGSMQAIREADRERLAAVDGVGTTIADSIIEWFAEDWHAEVVDSWAAAGVRMEDTRDESVERTLEGLTVVVTGTLNGYTRDGAKEAIISRGGKASGSVSKKTHFVVAGANAGSKLDKAQQLGLKVLDEEGFTALLEGGPEAVEATAE, from the coding sequence GTGACTGAGAACAACACCACCCAGCAGACTGCCCCCGCCGAGACTCGAGCAGAGAGCACCGCAGAAAACACCGCGGAAATTACCGAGGCCCTGCGTGCCGAGTACGCGGAACTGACCGATAAGATTCGTGCCGCCCGCCGCGCCTACTACAACGAGGACGCGCCCTTCCTCTCCGACGCCGAGTACGATGCGCTCTACCGCCGCCTCGAAATCATAGAGGCGGAGCACCCGCTCATCATTGCGAATGACTCGCCCACTCAGGAAGTCGGCGGTGAAGCCATCGAAGCTTTCGCGCCCGTCACCCACCTGCAGCGCATGTACTCCCTCGAGGACGTCTTCTCCTTCGAGGAGCTGCGCGCCTGGCTGACCAAAACCGATGAGAGTGTCCGCAACCTCACCGGTAGCGCACCGCAGTGGCTGACCGAGCTGAAGATTGACGGCCTCGCGGTGAACCTGCTCTACCGCAACGGCACCCTCGTGCGCGCGGCAACCCGCGGCGACGGCACCACCGGCGAAGACGTCACCCACAACGTGCGCACCATTGCGAGCATCCCGCAGCAGCTGACCGGCGAGAACCACCCCGAAGAGATTGAAATCCGCGGCGAAGTGTTCATCTCCTCCGCCGATTTTGAGAAGCTCAACGAGTCCATGATTGCCGCCGGCAAGAACCCCTTCGCGAACCCGCGTAACGCCGCGGCAGGCTCGCTACGCCAGAAGGACGCGGCGGTGACCGCATCGCGCCCGCTGAGCATGTACGTGCACGGCATCGGGTCGCGCACCGGCCTGGATATTGCCACCCAGTACGAGACCTACGACCTGCTCGCCTCCTGGGGCCTGCCCGTGAGCCCCTACAGCGAAATCGCCGATAACACCGAGGCGGTGTTCGACTTCATTAACAAGTACGGCGAGCAGCGCCACTCCCTAGTGCACGAAATCGACGGCATCGTCATTAAGGTCAACGACTTCACGACCCAGGCTCAGCTGGGCTACACCTCCCGCGTGCCGCGCTGGGCGGTTGCGTATAAGTACCCGCCCGAGGAGGTGCACACCAAGCTGCTGGACATCCGCGTGGACGTGGGACGCACCGGCCGCGTGACCCCCTACGGCGTCATGGAGCCCGTGTTCGTCTCCGGCTCGACCGTGGAACGCGCCACCCTGCACAATCAGGACGTGGTCAAGGCTAAGGGCGTGCTCATCGGTGACACCGTGGTGCTGCGCAAGGCAGGCGACGTGATCCCCGAGATTGTCGCCCCCGTGGTCGCCCTGCGTGACGGCACCGAACGCGAGTTCGTCATGCCCAGCGAATGCCCCTCCTGCGGCTCGCCCCTTGCCCCCGGCAAGGAAGGCGACGTGGACCTGCGTTGCACGAACCCGCGCTCCTGCCCTGCACAGCTGACCGAGCGCGTGTACTACGCGGCAAGCCGCGGCGCCTTCGACATTGAGGCGCTCGGCTACGAAGCAGCAAAGGCACTCACCAGCCCCGCAACCCCGGACACCCCTCCGCTCACGACAGAGGCACACCTGTTCAGCCTCAACATCGAGGACCTGCGCGAGGTCACCATCGAGCGTGAGAAGAAGGTCAAGGGCGTGGGCACCGGAAAGATGGAGCGTGTGCCCTACTTCTACACCAAACCGACCAAGGCACGCCCCGAGCCGAAGCCCACGAAGAATACGCTGAACCTCTTCGCCGAGCTGGAGAAGGCAAAACAGCAGCCGCTGTGGCGCGTGCTGGTTGCCCTCTCGATTCGCCACGTGGGCCCGACCGCTGCCCGCGCGCTCGCCGCGGAGTTCGGTTCGATGCAGGCGATCCGCGAGGCTGACCGTGAACGCCTTGCCGCTGTGGACGGTGTGGGCACCACGATTGCCGACTCGATTATTGAGTGGTTCGCTGAGGACTGGCACGCCGAGGTTGTGGACTCCTGGGCTGCCGCCGGCGTGCGTATGGAAGATACTCGCGACGAGTCCGTGGAGCGCACCCTGGAGGGTCTGACCGTGGTCGTGACCGGTACGCTGAACGGCTACACCCGTGACGGTGCGAAGGAAGCCATTATTTCTCGCGGCGGTAAGGCATCCGGTTCGGTGTCTAAGAAAACCCACTTTGTGGTCGCAGGCGCGAACGCCGGCTCGAAGCTGGATAAGGCTCAGCAGCTGGGACTGAAGGTACTGGATGAGGAGGGCTTCACCGCCCTGCTCGAGGGCGGTCCGGAGGCGGTCGAGGCTACCGCCGAGTAG
- a CDS encoding PP2C family protein-serine/threonine phosphatase produces MTELKLRTGGATHRGAHRENNEDSMVVAGSLCVVADGMGGHEAGEVASRLCVRQLAYSPFFTMPGGRSEEEQQTYLERLAAIDEEDPAKRRRRANTLLNNEIVGTLNRLHDILGETNEEIKQALSRSGGTTVTGAWLTSIGDRNLWVIFNVGDSRTYRLLREDEGIHHSAMEKLPGAEGSASLEQVTSDHSEVQYLVDEGQITALEALTHPRRNVITRALGTGNYWEPDFWVLPARAGDRLMLCSDGLSGELSHEYMARVLTSIRHPQDAADVLQHEALRSGGRDNITVIVADAVEA; encoded by the coding sequence ATGACTGAACTGAAACTACGTACCGGTGGTGCAACGCACCGCGGCGCACATCGAGAAAATAACGAAGATTCGATGGTCGTCGCCGGTTCCCTTTGCGTGGTCGCGGACGGCATGGGAGGCCACGAGGCGGGCGAGGTTGCTTCGCGCCTGTGCGTGCGTCAGCTCGCCTACTCGCCGTTCTTCACGATGCCCGGTGGCCGTAGCGAAGAGGAACAGCAGACCTACCTTGAGCGCCTCGCAGCTATTGACGAGGAAGACCCCGCCAAGCGCCGCCGCCGCGCAAACACCCTGCTTAACAACGAAATCGTGGGCACCCTGAACCGCCTGCACGATATCCTCGGCGAAACCAACGAAGAAATTAAGCAGGCGCTCTCCCGCTCCGGCGGTACGACCGTCACCGGCGCCTGGCTGACCAGCATCGGTGACCGTAACCTGTGGGTTATTTTCAACGTGGGTGACTCCCGAACCTATCGCCTGCTACGTGAGGACGAGGGTATTCACCACTCCGCCATGGAGAAGCTGCCCGGCGCTGAGGGCTCCGCCTCGCTGGAGCAGGTCACTAGCGACCACTCTGAGGTGCAGTACCTGGTCGACGAGGGTCAGATTACCGCCCTGGAGGCGCTGACCCACCCGCGCCGCAACGTGATTACCCGCGCGCTGGGTACCGGCAACTACTGGGAACCGGACTTCTGGGTTCTGCCCGCCCGCGCCGGTGACCGCCTGATGCTCTGCTCCGACGGTCTTTCCGGTGAGCTTTCGCACGAGTACATGGCGCGCGTGCTTACTTCGATCCGCCACCCGCAGGACGCCGCTGACGTGCTCCAGCACGAGGCGCTACGATCGGGCGGCCGCGACAACATTACCGTGATTGTTGCCGACGCTGTCGAAGCCTAA
- a CDS encoding adenylate/guanylate cyclase domain-containing protein gives MSTADPQKPAHSPQGTGATMGPETQMLNLKILQNLAQNNIYRDEESKAGIRALEKSLLGQGRRYTPIEAAECAGLPLETAQRIWHNMGFPTIADHAPYFTETDVQMLADLQKLDAEGDIRMEYVASLVRAEGQLTDRTVAWQIEALVHNIMVTENLSDNDARRKLLKDFPRYLEVLERLALYAYRRQMYAGILRLGLRENNVTTSGLSRLPLVRGVGFVDLVSYTSLVRNLDAAALSQLINHFEQSCLDVIAPLGGRIIKTLGDEVFFLTETPDAIAEISLQLSEKIGADPQLPDARVAFIWGEVLANRGDVYGSSVNLAARLVSLAEPGTVLTDNETANTLRQVGNRYTLTSQGTRNVRSFGNVDPVAVTRRVNYTMEIDLS, from the coding sequence ATGAGCACGGCAGACCCCCAGAAACCTGCACACTCTCCGCAGGGCACCGGCGCCACCATGGGCCCCGAAACCCAAATGCTGAACCTCAAAATTCTGCAGAACCTCGCCCAGAACAATATCTACCGAGACGAGGAATCCAAGGCAGGAATCCGAGCCCTCGAAAAGTCGCTCCTGGGACAGGGCCGCCGCTACACCCCCATAGAAGCCGCAGAATGCGCCGGACTTCCCCTCGAAACCGCCCAGCGCATCTGGCACAACATGGGCTTCCCGACCATTGCCGACCACGCGCCCTACTTCACTGAAACAGACGTGCAGATGCTCGCCGACCTGCAGAAGTTGGACGCAGAAGGCGACATCCGCATGGAATATGTGGCATCCCTCGTGCGCGCCGAAGGTCAACTGACCGACCGCACCGTCGCCTGGCAGATTGAGGCGCTCGTGCACAACATCATGGTCACCGAAAACCTCAGCGATAATGATGCCCGCCGCAAGCTCCTCAAAGACTTCCCGCGCTACCTTGAGGTTCTCGAGCGTCTGGCGCTGTACGCATACCGTCGCCAGATGTACGCCGGAATCCTGCGCTTGGGATTGCGCGAAAACAATGTGACCACCTCCGGACTTTCCCGCCTGCCCCTGGTGCGCGGTGTCGGATTCGTTGATCTGGTCTCGTACACCTCCCTGGTGCGTAACCTGGACGCCGCGGCTCTCTCTCAGCTCATCAACCACTTCGAGCAGAGCTGCCTGGACGTTATCGCACCCCTGGGCGGTCGCATTATTAAGACTCTTGGTGACGAAGTTTTCTTCCTCACTGAAACCCCGGACGCTATCGCAGAAATTAGCCTGCAGCTCTCCGAAAAGATCGGTGCCGACCCGCAGTTGCCGGATGCACGCGTCGCCTTCATTTGGGGCGAGGTTCTGGCTAACCGCGGCGACGTGTACGGCTCCAGCGTGAATCTGGCTGCGCGCCTGGTCTCCCTGGCTGAACCGGGTACCGTGCTGACCGATAATGAGACAGCAAACACGCTCCGACAGGTGGGAAATCGCTATACTCTCACCTCTCAAGGAACGCGAAACGTTAGAAGCTTTGGTAACGTAGACCCCGTGGCGGTGACTCGTCGCGTGAACTACACAATGGAGATAGACCTCTCATGA
- a CDS encoding glucose ABC transporter permease: protein MRLRGKLNPGEHVIIATRQHYGALLPALAYLLVAIAASTFASTARSSPILWTLGMICAVGTLISAVRTAWRWATTYYLLTTHRLVVRRGMMTRSGDESLYLDSMGERWAKQRGLGAWLGYGSVYVVCRGVHHRLTYVPEPKRFEKEIKAARRDYYALRSRYI, encoded by the coding sequence ATGCGTTTGCGCGGAAAACTCAACCCCGGTGAGCATGTCATCATTGCGACCCGACAGCACTACGGTGCCCTGCTGCCCGCGCTCGCCTACCTGCTGGTTGCTATAGCCGCCTCAACCTTCGCCTCCACGGCACGGTCCTCACCGATTCTGTGGACTCTCGGCATGATCTGTGCGGTAGGTACCCTGATTAGCGCCGTGCGCACCGCCTGGCGTTGGGCAACCACCTACTACCTGCTGACCACCCACCGGCTCGTAGTGCGCCGCGGCATGATGACCCGCAGCGGAGATGAATCCCTCTACCTGGATTCCATGGGGGAACGCTGGGCAAAACAGCGCGGCCTGGGGGCGTGGCTGGGCTACGGTTCGGTGTATGTGGTCTGCCGCGGGGTGCACCACCGCCTGACCTACGTGCCCGAGCCCAAGCGCTTTGAAAAAGAAATTAAGGCCGCCCGACGCGACTACTACGCCCTGCGCTCCCGCTACATCTAG